Within the Echinicola sp. 20G genome, the region CATCAAGGCTTACAATGGCTTTTATATTTTCGTTACGCATTTGGGAAAGGACATTGGACAACCCCCCAAAACTAAAGCCCATGGTGGCTATTTGATCAAGATCAGCATTAGGTAATAAGGATGCTTCTTTGATCAAAAATTCTATGTCCCTAGCTTGGGTTTCCATGTCCTTTTCTGTTCCTCCTTCCAAAAACCTGTTTTCTGTTCCTCGACTTGGACTTGATAGCACGATATAGCCATGGCTTGCCAAATAGGTACAAAGAGCAAAATTTTCTATGGATGAAGCTTGATAACTTGGAGCATAGACAATCACAGGGAATTTGCCATTTTTGGATTGAAGCCCAAAGTACGCGGTTGTTTGTTCTTTTAAGTGGTTTTGATTGGAGGTTGTATTGGCATAGTTGAACCAGTTTAATATTTGCTCATTGGGCAAGTATTCCCATTCTTCTTCCTCCTTTAGGATTTCCATATAACCCAGTACTTGCATCGGCTTGGTACCTTTTAACTTGTCTTTGGAGGGATACCAAATACTGATAGGTATTGGTCTAGGGATGGCATTGTTATTCCAGTCAAATATTCTTTTGTAAGTTCTAGTACTGTCAGAGGCCAAGTAATGTGTAAACCCAACGGTATGGCTTCCATGTTCCAAACCAATTTCTTTCAATGAAGTTTGTGCAAAGACTGAATTGGCTTCAAAAATTATCCAGATTAAGTATATGCACATTTTTATTTTAATATCCATTGGTCTTGGTTATTACGGTGCCTAATGCTAAATCTTGTTTGAAATGCCAACTTTGGTGCAGTAAGCTTTTGCATGTATTCTACAGGGAATTTAGAGAAGATACAGAGATATATTGATCGGTACAAACCCGTTCTTTACTCCAAGTATAGTGTCCTGTAAGGGTAGGAAGGCTTCCTGTAGTCCTAAGCGGCCTTCCTGTAAGTGATGTTAGTCTTCCTGTTGAAGAGGGAGTTTATATTTAGTTACAGGAAGGAGTGTGAGGTTTCAGGAGAAGTGGAGGGGATACCGGAAGAAGAACCGTTTTTAGGAACGAGCTTTGGTGGAGGTTGAGATATTGGGAATTTCTTACTTTTTTCAATGAAACATATAAAAAGCAGTGATTCGTTTAATTGCTGCTTTTTATATGTTTTGGAGAATCCGCTTAGTCCATTACAATTCTATAACTTGGATCATCATCGGCATAATTTACGTTGATGATTTTTTCGGCTTTTTCCAGTAAGCTTTTAGAGCTGGTGCTGAGGTGACGGATATAGACCGTTTTACCTACCTTATTGTACCTTTCGGTGACCTTATGAACAGCATCTATGCCAGAGTGATCGATGATTCTGCTTTCTGCAAAATCAATAATGATTTCTTCGGGATCATTGGTCGGGTCAAATTTTTCCCCAAAGGTCAAGGCAGACGCAAAGAACAATGGTCCATAAATTTCATAGTGCTTGACGCCTTTTTCATCTACCGTCTTCCTTGCTCGGATCATTTTGGAGTTTTCCCATGCAAATACCAAAGCGGAAATAATTACCCCGACTAAAACTGCCAAAGCCAGGTTATGCAAGAAGATAGTAACCAAGGTTACGACAATCATCACCAAAACATCCGTAAAAGGTACCTTCTTGAAAATCTTCAGCGATGCCCACTCAAAGGTGCCAATGGCCACCATAAACATCAAGCCTACCAAAGCGGCCATCGGAATCATTTCAATATAAGAAGAAAAGAAAAGGATAAAGGTCAACAAGCCACAGGCTGCGACGATACCTGATATTCTGTTTCTACCACCGGCGTTGACATTGATCAAACTCTGACCGATCATGGCACAACCACCCATGCCTCCAAAGAAGCCTGTGGTAACATTGGCCACACCTTGGGCGATGCATTCTTTATTTCCATTACCGCGTGTCTCGGTGATTTCATCTACCAAGGTTAGGGTCAAAAGACTTTCAATCAAACCAACACCGGCCATAATGGCGGAATAAGGCAAGACGGTCATAAAAGTGTCCCAATTTAGAGGAACCATAGGCAGATGGAACTCAGGAAGTCCACCTGAGATCGAGGCCATATCGCCCACGGTTCGGGTATCTACTCCGCCAAGGATGACAATGGCAGAAATTACTAAAATAGCAGCCAAAGCAGAAGGGATGACTTTAGTGACTTTAGGAAGAAACTTGATGATCACCATGGTTAGTACCACCAAGCCCAGCATGATGAACAAAGGAGGTCCGGTGATCCACTCCTTCACGCCAGGACTTGTCTGGATTTTAAATTGTTCAAATTGTGAGGTGAAGATGATCACTGCTAGCCCATTGACAAACCCATACATAACTGGATGAGGTACTAGTCGGATCAGCTTTCCAAGCTTAAGAACGCCTACAAGGATTTGTATTGCGCCCATCAGAATTACCGAAGCAAAGAGGTATTCTACACCGTGGCTGACCACTAGCGCTACCACTACAACCGCTATTGCTCCAGTAGCACCAGATATCATGCCCGGTCTACCACCAAGAATAGCCGTGATTAAACCAATAAAAAAGGCAGTGTAAAGGCCTATTAAGGGTGATACTTGAGCAATCAATGAAAAAGCTACTGCTTCCGGCACCAAGGCCAAGGCTACAGTTAATCCAGAAAGTACTTCATCCTTGAGGCTTGACTCCTTTGGACGAAATAGGTTAAAGAACATTTGTGTCATGTCTTTGCTATTTTATTTGATATAGTTTGTATTGTGTTTTTTTGGGTACGCGATTATGGCTAATATCTTTTGGATATTGAAGTTTAAAAAAGAAAACCAGCCCATCAGGGTGGAGTGGGGATGGGTTTTATTACTTTGCAGTCTTTCATATGCCTTGCAAAGGTAATTAATTTTTTCTGAAACAGAATTTTATTTCAAAAACTCAAGATGTCTTGGTTTGGGTTGTTGGGGTCTACTAGGAAGGAGTGTTGGGCTTTTTCTATAATTGTTGATTTTTTTAAATCTGGATTAATGATTTATTACTTTTTTAATATGAAAACAGGCTCGTTTTTGATGTCAATTTAAAAAAGATAATAGGAGTAATGGTAGCTCTGATCCAATTTTTGTTTTGTGATGGAGCCTGAGATCTTTCTGGTTTAAAATGACTTTAGATCGTTTTACTTCTCATGAACTTTGGCAAATGAAGTTTCTAGTTCTGGTTGTTGATTTAAATAAAGCCCACTGTGTTAAAATAAAAGTTAAAATATTATCACTTGTAAGGTCTTTTTGTTGATTGGAGACTGCGATAATT harbors:
- a CDS encoding SulP family inorganic anion transporter, which translates into the protein MTQMFFNLFRPKESSLKDEVLSGLTVALALVPEAVAFSLIAQVSPLIGLYTAFFIGLITAILGGRPGMISGATGAIAVVVVALVVSHGVEYLFASVILMGAIQILVGVLKLGKLIRLVPHPVMYGFVNGLAVIIFTSQFEQFKIQTSPGVKEWITGPPLFIMLGLVVLTMVIIKFLPKVTKVIPSALAAILVISAIVILGGVDTRTVGDMASISGGLPEFHLPMVPLNWDTFMTVLPYSAIMAGVGLIESLLTLTLVDEITETRGNGNKECIAQGVANVTTGFFGGMGGCAMIGQSLINVNAGGRNRISGIVAACGLLTFILFFSSYIEMIPMAALVGLMFMVAIGTFEWASLKIFKKVPFTDVLVMIVVTLVTIFLHNLALAVLVGVIISALVFAWENSKMIRARKTVDEKGVKHYEIYGPLFFASALTFGEKFDPTNDPEEIIIDFAESRIIDHSGIDAVHKVTERYNKVGKTVYIRHLSTSSKSLLEKAEKIINVNYADDDPSYRIVMD